A genomic segment from Garra rufa chromosome 5, GarRuf1.0, whole genome shotgun sequence encodes:
- the snapc4 gene encoding snRNA-activating protein complex subunit 4, protein MESNELLAKRDKIQREILALESTLGADSSSIIDLLSSDSSSGDDESDDGGPEFEGVERDDLEAERLRIQREIDELENTLGANAALVDVLDETEQDTDSSDENSDDEELELPQNVETCLQMNMVYQEVLKEKLAELERLLSENQQQQKEIEVQLSGPSTSSSTVPGVPPQKQFLGYFMKPYFKDKLTGLGPPANEETKARQSYGTRPFEQLKIKRWDGWQKTLLTNAVAKDTMKRMVQPKLSKLDYLSAKMSKADDERKEELKKQIDLIEKEITEISALKDDQLLGNRHDDHDWEKISNIDFEGLRQAEDLKRFWQNYLHPTINKSVWKQDEIDKLKGIVEEYNCCHWDKIAEALGTNRTAFMCFQTYQRYISKTFRRKEWTKEEDEILRKLVEKMRVGNFIPYIQMSYFMEGRDGSQLSYRWTSVLDPSIKKGPWSKEEDQLLRNAVAKYGPKEWGKIRLEVPGRTDGACRDRYLDCLQENVKKGPWSIEEVELLKEKVAKYGVGKWAKIASEIPNRVDCQCLNKWKLLTQASKREQTGSQGIKRRRKPATVPRKRQKVLKKTIKEEMMTSSSEDEKKIKYIDSDAESDLPLVKDEERPQILEIPRKDYVQPDIKKWIPVNANTLLQSPGTVRTVWVHPPTSEDELETSTTQSGLGRIPSENSKCLNVRLGLVRNTILNRLGNLEKTYVGLKPDALQSQSDDEKAMLKVSFSDIKHFLQWKGPPVIKKNDLKEKMTSPKNIKRRRPVQDMASFNNDLLKAITPWIGNVILPAPANENTFCEGDIVGMKAADITLLKTSVFSFFLKAFQIDIKGCKNVIEIQQKISIKMPIAQSKPKTVSMILKESKQKAKHKKPAEPPQHPPPLQPVLLNPLQLPVRQMTIPALIQPKPLVITQPNKQRAVQPVLPKEQRISLLPQSPSQIPLPLIQQTAPAQTLMASTPKSSSVENSNSVRCTKRTRKPTEKIQALMEEAEDKASKKELLKRNQGKQNVIFPTITLQNQPVNWIFAPTNLVQVTGPPSPNVPSNQTLIVANSSPQNNSIRPCISTNLYPSSSTLLVAASYVNPALIGSSVSNASRDAPKTSSSVKMSPKIIQMPLSPTSTLVQNKSVQHGVQMLSPTPIKVNQKGSHNEAIKNSSDSSSDECIIRHYQTFASAGSKVSSTVYSVLPDPLTVAPSARAPVVSKPTNEVAVAMSPAVTENGCVSMRTIQQPTIIQQKSLPFTILSPPSVSRISHQPIASSPFIAPSPQILALPPQNVAPSTQIVAPSSQIVVSSSQMVAPPPPQIVAPPPRILASSPQIVAPPPRIFAPSFQIVAPSPRIVSPSSQIVVSSSHIVAPSSQIVVSSSQIVATPPQIVPPPPRIMAPPPQTLAPSPQIVSPPHQILASSPQIVAPSTQIVAPSSQIVVSSSQMVAPPPRILVSSPQIVSPPPRIFTPSFQIVAPSPRIVAPSSQIVVSSSPIVATPPQIVPPPPRIVAPPPQIVAQSPQIISPPPRIVSPSTHIVASSSHIVASSPQIVSPSTQIVSPSPQIVSPSPQIVAPSPQIVAPPPRIVAPPPQSLAQSPQIVAPPPRIVSPSPQVVVNPSDVPQMRTSGETSFPLPDIPSDVLSFNPHLIFPQQSSEVDDWMNGKGGIPLPHLEMSLPYLPPSATSIKTLTSLLKVKQSLLTVAVNVLPVEYRNYREEEAQVAAIRKMIAERFASNPAYQLFKARFLSCFTLPALLATINPSEECSLPTDKCGDEDELLHLQKRKERIRTPAARIELNTNENEASAKQFSGIGTKRQRSRRRVT, encoded by the exons ATGGAATCGAATGAGTTACTTGCGAAGAGGGACAAAATCCAGAGGGAGATTTTGGCTCTTGAGAGTACACTGGGTGCAGACAGCAGCAGCATCATAGACCTACTGTCATCTGACAGCAGCAGTGGAG ATGATGAATCTGATGACGGTGGGCCTGAATTTGAAGGAGTG GAGCGTGATGACTTGGAGGCAGAGCGCCTGCGGATACAGAGGGAGATTGATGAGTTGGAGAATACACTTGGTGCTAATGCAGCACTGGTCGATGTGTTGGATG AGACTGAACAGGACACTGATTCT AGTGATGAAAACAGTGATGATGAGGAGTTGGAGCTTCCTCAAAATGTTGAGACTTGCCTGCAAATGAATATGGTCTATCAGGAGGTGTTGAAAGAGAAACTAGCTGAGCTGGAACGACTCCTCAGTGAGAATCAACAGCAGCAG AAAGAGATTGAGGTCCAGCTTTCTGGCCCAAGCACTTCTAGCTCCACTGTACCAGGAGTTCCACCTCAGAAACAATTTCTTGGATACTTCATGAAGCCTTACTTCAAAGACAAACTCACCGGTTTG GGCCCGCCAGCAAATGAAGAAACCAAAGCGAGGCAGAGTTATGGTACCAGACCTTTTGAACAGCTGAAAATAAAAAGAT GGGATGGTTGGCAGAAAACTTTGCTGACCAACGCAGTCGCCAAAGATACTATGAAACGGATGGTACAACCCAAACTTTCCAA GCTGGACTATCTAAGTGCCAAGATGTCCAAAGCTGATGATGAGCGAAAAGAAGAACTGAAAAAACAAATAGATTTAATTGAGaaagaaatcacagaaataag TGCCCTGAAAGACGATCAGCTGCTGGGTAATCGCCATGATGATCACGACTGGGAGAAAATATCAAATATTGAC TTTGAAGGTTTGCGACAAGCTGAGGATTTGAAAAGGTTCTGGCAGAACTATTTGCACCCCACCATTAACAAGTCAGTATGGAAACAGGACGAGATTGATAAACTGAAAGGAATTGTAGAAGAGTACAACTGCTGTCATTGGGACAAAATCGCAGAGGCTCTTGGG ACAAACAGAACAGCTTTCATGTGCTTCCAAACTTACCAGCGCTACATTTCAAAGACCTTCAGAAGGAAAGAGTGGACAAAAGAAGAAGATGAGATTCTCAGAAAACTTGTTGAAAAAATGAGAGTCGGCAACTTCATTCCCTACATACAGA TGTCATACTTCATGGAGGGCCGTGATGGATCACAGCTGTCATATCGCTGGACGTCTGTTTTGGATCCTTCTATAAAGAAAGGCCCCTGGTCCAAAGAGGAGGACCAA TTGTTGCGGAATGCTGTTGCAAAATATGGCCCCAAAGAATGGGGGAAAATCAGATTGGAAGTGCCAGGCAGGACCGACGGTGCTTGTCGTGACAG GTATTTGGATTGTCTTCAAGAGAATGTGAAAAAGGGGCCTTGGAGCATAGAGGAGGTGGAACTACTAAAAGAAAAGGTTGCGAAATACGGTGTTG GCAAGTGGGCTAAGATTGCTTCAGAGATCCCAAACCGGGTTGACTGCCAGTGCCTAAACAAGTGGAAGTTACTAACACAAGCT agTAAGCGTGAACAGACTGGGAGTCAAGGCATTAAAAGACGAAGGAAGCCAGCAACAGTGCCACGAAAAAGGCAAAAAGTGTTGAAAAAAACTATTAAAGAGGAGATGATGACCTCCAGCTCTGAGGACGAAAAAAAGATCAAGTATATAGACAGTGATGCTGAATCAGATCTTCCCTTAGTCAAAGATGAGGAAAGACCACAAATTCTGGAAATACCACGAAAGGACTACGTACAGCCAGATATCAAGAAATGGATACCTGTAAATGCAAACACACTGCTTCAGTCTCCAGGAACTGTCAGGACTGTGTGGGTCCATCCGCCCACCAGTGAGGATGAGCTAGAGACATCCACTACACAATCTGGCTTAGGCCGTATTCCATCAGAGAACAGCAAATGTTTAAATGTCAGGCTCGGTTTGGTGCGCAATACCATCTTGAACCGCTTAGGAAACCTGGAAAAAACTTATGTAGGTTTGAAACCTGATGCCTTGCAGAGTCag AGTGATGATGAGAAGGCCATGTTGAAGGTGTCTTTCAGTGATATTAAACACTTCCTACAGTGGAAGGGACCACCTGTAATTAAGAAG AATGACCTAAAGGAGAAAATGACGAGTCCAAAAAATATAAAGAGAAGACGGCCGGTTCAGGACATGGCCAGCTTTAACAATGACCTCCTTAAAGCTATCACCCCATGGATTGGTAATGTGATCCTGCCTGCTCCAGCAAATGAAAATACATTTTGTGAAG GTGATATTGTTGGAATGAAAGCAGCAGACATCACTCTTCTAAAAACATCAGTGTTTTCATTTTTCCTCAAA GCTTTTCAAATAGACATCAAGGGTTGCAAGAATGTCATTGAAATTCAGCAGAAGATCAGCATTAAG ATGCCAATTGCTCAGTCTAAACCGAAAACAG TTTCAATGATTCTAAAGGAGTCAAAACAGAAAGCCAAACACAAGAAACCTGCAGAACCTCCTCAACATCCACCTCCCCTGCAGCCGGTCCTTCTTAACCCTCTCCAGCTGCCAGTCAGGCAGATGACGATCCCTGCTTTGATTCAGCCCAAACCTCTTGTCATTACACAGCCAAACAAGCAGAGGGCAGTGCAGCCTGTACTCCCTAAGGAACAGAGGATATCTCTACTACCACAGTCACCATCACAGATTCCTCTACCACTAATACAGCAGACAGCACCCGCACAAACTTTGATGGCCTCAACCCCAAAATCATCAAGTGTAGAGAACTCAAACAGTGTCAGATGTACAAAACGCACCCGCAAACCTACTGAGAAAATCCAAGCCCTAATGGAAGAAGCTGAAGATAAAGCTAGTAAAAAAGAGTTGCTGAAGCGAAACCAAGgcaaacaaaatgtaatttttccaaCAATTACATTGCAGAATCAACCAGTAAACTGGATTTTTGCCCCCACCAACTTGGTACAAGTAACTGGTCCACCTTCTCCTAATGTCCCAAGCAACCAGACACTAATTGTGGCAAACAGTTCCCCCCAGAATAACAGTATTCGTCCATGTATCTCAACCAATCTCTACCCATCATCATCTACACTGCTTGTTGCTGCTTCCTATGTCAATCCTGCCCTTATAGGTTCTTCAGTCTCGAATGCCTCCAGAGATGCCCCAAAGACTTCCTCCTCTGTGAAAATGAGCCCCAAGATCATCCAGATGCCTCTTTCACCCACTTCTACCTTAGTACAGAACAAAAGCGTGCAACATGGTGTTCAAATGTTATCCCCAACACCTATCAAAGTGAACCAGAAAGGTTCACACAATGAAGCTATAAAGAACTCCTCAGACTCCTCCTCTGATGAATGCATTATAAGGCACTATCAGACATTTGCATCAGCTGGTTCCAAAGTATCTTCTACTGTATACAGTGTTCTTCCAGATCCCTTGACTGTGGCACCTTCAGCTAGGGCACCAGTCGTATCCAAGCCAACAAATGAGGTTGCAGTGGCAATGTCTCCTGCTGTTACTGAAAATGGCTGTGTTTCTATGAGAACTATTCAACAGCCAACCATCATCCAACAGAAAAGTTTGCCCTTCACAATATTGAGCCCCCCTTCTGTTTCTAGAATATCACACCAACCTATTGCATCTTCACCTTTTATAGCTCCATCACCTCAGATATTGGCTCTTCCACCTCAGAATGTAGCTCCATCAACTCAAATTGTGGCTCCATCATCTCAGATTGTGGTTTCATCATCTCAGATGGTTGCTCCACCACCACCTCAGATTGTGGCTCCACCACCTCGAATTTTGGCTTCATCACCTCAGATTGTAGCTCCACCACCTCGAATTTTCGCTCCATCATTTCAGATTGTAGCTCCATCACCGCGGATTGTGTCTCCATCATCTCAGATTGTGGTTTCATCATCTCACATTGTGGCTCCATCATCTCAGATTGTGGTTTCATCATCTCAGATTGTGGCAACACCACCTCAGATTGTGCCTCCACCCCCTCGAATTATGGCTCCACCACCTCAAACTTTGGCTCCATCACCTCAGATTGTGTCTCCACCACATCAGATTTTGGCTTCATCACCTCAGATTGTGGCTCCATCAACTCAAATTGTGGCTCCATCATCTCAGATTGTGGTTTCATCATCTCAGATGGTTGCTCCACCACCTCGAATTTTGGTTTCATCACCTCAGATTGTGTCTCCACCACCTAGAATTTTCACTCCGTCATTTCAGATTGTAGCTCCATCACCGCGGATTGTGGCTCCATCATCTCAGATTGTGGTTTCATCATCTCCGATTGTGGCTACACCACCTCAGATTGTGCCTCCACCCCCTCGAATTGTGGCTCCACCACCTCAGATTGTGGCTCAATCACCTCAGATTATATCTCCACCACCTCGGATTGTCTCTCCATCAACTCATATTGTGGCTTCATCTTCTCACATTGTGGCTTCATCACCTCAGATTGTGTCTCCATCAACTCAGATTGTGTCTCCATCACCTCAGATTGTGTCTCCATCACCTCAGATTGTGGCTCCATCACCTCAGATTGTGGCTCCACCACCTCGAATAGTGGCTCCACCACCTCAAAGTTTGGCTCAATCACCTCAGATTGTGGCTCCACCACCTCGGATTGTGTCTCCATCACCTCAGGTTGTGGTGAATCCATCAGATGTACCTCAAATGAGAACATCTGGTGAAACATCGTTCCCTCTTCCTGATATTCCCTCTGATGTTCTTAGCTTCAATCCTCACTTGATATTCCCTCAGCAGTCATCTGAAGTAGATGACTGGATGAATGGAAAAGGTGGAATCCCGCTACCTCATCTAGAGATGTCTTTGCCTTACCTTCCACCATCTGCCACCAGCATCAAAACACTGACTTCATTGCTCAAAGTAAAACAATCTCTGCTTACAGTGGCAGTAAATGTCCTGCCAGTTGAGTATCGAAATTATCGAGAGGAAGAAGCTCAAGTAGCTGCCATCCGCAAAATGATTGCCGAAAGGTTTGCCTCGAATCCAGCCTACCAGCTTTTCAAGGCTCGTTTCTTGTCGTGCTTTACTTTACCAGCTCTTTTGGCCACTATAAACCCTTCTGAGGAATGTTCGTTGCCCACAGATAAATGTGGTGATGAAGATGAGCTCTTACATTTACAAAAGAGAAAAGAAAGGATTCGGACACCAGCTGCA AGAATTGAGCTTAACACAAATGAAAACGAAGCATCAGCAAAACAGTTCTCAGGAATCGGTACAAAAAGGCAAAGGAGTCGACGTCGAGTTACATAA